One segment of Falco peregrinus isolate bFalPer1 chromosome 4, bFalPer1.pri, whole genome shotgun sequence DNA contains the following:
- the C4H3orf38 gene encoding uncharacterized protein C3orf38 homolog yields MASLGLSEKEQAGCRELLEFLETAELIALTDTVTNRLVHPESRQEAIHAVLVYSQSVEELLKRRKVYREIIFKYLAAQGIPVSPSSDKHVLIDRVKQYWSGQLTTCASESRERKPHAESHGERQKLPDDDIHDLGEEFCQWFFEILNSQHPLGVKSEGRWGPQHFWEDAKMKFCYNTLEKNREEYVGAEMVSLRLLSLVKEECLLFNPNLHGNGLKCAMSRHGLVLVAVAGTVHRDNVCLGIFEQIFGLISCPIVENTWKIKVVNLKIVGQNALEPGMQTEKPSIKFEANQLQELYDGKELTVFEP; encoded by the exons aTGGCGTCGCTGGGGCTGAGCGAGAAGGAGCAAGCCGGCTGCCGTGAGCTGCTGGAGTTTCTGGAGACGGCGGAGCTGATCGCGCTGACGGACACCGTCACCAACCGCCTGGTGCACCCGGAGAGCCGCCAAG AAGCCATTCATGCCGTCTTGGTTTATAGCCAAAGTGTAGAAGAACTTTTGAAACGTAGAAAAGTTTACcgagaaataatttttaagtatttggcaGCACAAGGAATTCCAGTGTCTCCTTCCTCTGACAAACACGTACTTATTGATCGTGTAAAGCAGTACTGGAGCGGGCAGCTCACAACATGTGCCTCAGAGTCAAGGGAGAGAAAACCACACGCAGAG AGTCACGGAGAGAGACAAAAGTTACCAGACGATGACATTCATGATCTAGGAGAAGAATTCTGTCAATGGTTCTTTGAAATCCTGAATTCTCAACATCCCTTGGGAGTAAAATCTGAAGGAAGATGGGGACCACAGCATTTTTGGGAGGATGCCAAAATGAAGTTCTGTTACaacacattagaaaaaaacagggaagaatATGTTGGTGCGGAAATGGTGAGCCTTCGTCTGCTCTCCTTGGTTAAAGAAGAATGTCTTCTATTCAACCCTAATTTGCACGGCAATGGACTGAAATGTGCCATGTCTCGGCATGGGTTAGTGCTGGTAGCGGTGGCTGGCACGGTTCATAGAGACAACGTTTGTTTGGGCATCTTTGAACAAATTTTCGGACTGATTAGCTGTCCCATTGTGGAGAAtacttggaaaataaaagttgtGAATCTTAAAATAGTTGGACAGAACGCTCTGGAGCCTGGGATGCAAACTGAAAAACCTTCCATAAAATTTGAGGCAAACCAACTGCAAGAGTTGTATGACGGGAAAGAACTGACTGTGTTTGAACCTTAG